In one Ictalurus furcatus strain D&B chromosome 28, Billie_1.0, whole genome shotgun sequence genomic region, the following are encoded:
- the mrm1 gene encoding rRNA methyltransferase 1, mitochondrial, with translation MEKMIGGAVHQGLCLQASPLSFLTKEKSSSQQGNWRSGNPCPLWLVLDGVQDPMNLGTVLRSAYFLGVDRVASSIRNSCPLTPVVSKASSGVMELMDVYGYENLADIVKIKHKQGWQAIGTICADETSSGVSIIPCSDFKMSKPTLLLMGGEGFGLSPELRELCDVFLTVPPRRELHPAVDSLNISVATGILLHSLLSSCRTGQ, from the exons atggagaagaTGATCGGTGGTGCGGTCCATCAGGGATTGTGCCTTCAAGCCAGTCCATTAAGTTTCCTCACCAAGGAGAAATCCAGCAGTCAGCAGGGAAATTGGCGCAGTGGAAACCCCTGTCCACTATGGCTCGTCCTGGATGGCGTGCAGGATCCGATGAACCTCGGCACCGTCCTTCGCTCGGCATATTTTCTTGGAGTCGACAGAGTAGCTAGTAGCATTCGCAACAG CTGTCCGTTAACTCCAGTGGTGAGCAAAGCCAGCTCAGGAGTGATGGAGCTCATGGATGTGTACGGATATGAGAACTTGGCTGACATCGTAAAG ataaaacacaaacaaggaTGGCAAGCAATCGGTACTATCTGCGCTGATGAGACGTCTTCTGGAGTTTCCATTATTCCATGTTCTGACTTCAAGATGTCGAAACCTACACTGCTACTGATGG GTGGTGAAGGTTTCGGGTTGTCTCCTGAACTGCGTGAGCTGTGCGACGTGTTCCTCACTGTTCCTCCCAGAAGAGAGCTTCATCCCGCCGTGGACTCGCTCAACATCTCTGTAGCCACAG GCATCCTCCttcattctcttctctcatcaTGCAGAACTGGCCAGTGA
- the mks1 gene encoding Meckel syndrome type 1 protein isoform X1 translates to MADGWCTDNGEAVYRSRDAVKNFKIRVRIERVTSAAALAHHLQQRHQPERGILELNPLISQTRSVSDEEELVVGWQEKLFSQYEVDLYQTESVCQTPLEKQYHAEVVEMERCKRRPNQRVFTYTDFDRFTNWEEQAQSLLTPAQSRLTFLAERMANVRHRRQDRRRADANIPKARLVVWEPSREFMKSSHIVTTPMQTMHIMADLGPAGKLGLKENEYVLCTVKADSNGVLSVKPDFNNGRGPYRLETEGERREVWRLYLEDASVPISAEEKQREQRMYRDLYSRHNDYLISLVGQDFEMPPPGFLRLIVNGEIVSAQGYEYDNLYVHFILELPNNWSSVPSQSLSGVTQTCRRRTLGKDSVAFFSYPFSFESFFRKEDESEESLPQWPVLYFRVLSLDFWQRYRTEGYGYMVIPTTPGSHRVTCHTWRPLQTGTVAELRRFFIGGAPELEDISDVRIPGTFKGDRLSRFGFRTQTTGSVTFNLNCILHSRAFVEANALKKRRQTVLDQLGGHSQKGSVYNVLEAFQRARKRMQEARESLPRDLINTTGPFGTESSA, encoded by the exons ATGGCTGATGGATGGTGTACTGACAACGGGGAAGCCGTGTACCGCTCCCGTGATGCAGTGAAAAACTTCAAAATAAG AGTCCGGATTGAACGAGTGACCTCGGCAGCAGCTCTCGCGCACCATCTGCAACAGCGACACCAGCCGGAGCGGGGCATCCTCGAACTCAATCCTTTAATCTCCCAAACGCGATCAG TCAGTGACGAAGAAGAGCTGGTGGTTGGCTGGCAAGAGAAACTGTTCAGTCAG TACGAAGTGGACCTGTACCAAACCGAGTCGGTGTGCCAGACACCGCTGGAAAAACAGTATCATGCAGAAGTTGTGGAAATGGAACGATGCAAACGAAGACCAAATCAGCGGGTTTTCACCTACACAGACTTTGACCGCTTCACCAACTGGGAAGAG CAGGCTCAGAGTCTGCTAACTCCAGCCCAGAGCAGGCTGACCTTCCTCGCAGAGCGCATGGCCAACGTCCGGCACAGACGCCAAGACAGACGCCGAGC CGACGCCAACATTCCGAAGGCCCGTTTAGTCGTATGGGAGCCATCCAGAGAGTTTATGAAGAGCAGCCACATTGTTACCACACCGATGCAGACCATGCACATCATGGCAGATTTAGGACCTGCTGGAAA GCTGGGGTTGAAGGAGAACGAATACGTCTTGTGCACCGTAAAAGCCGACAGCAACGGAGTCCTTTCTGTGAAACCTGATTTCAACAACGGTAGAGGACCCTACAG GCTGGAGACGGAGGGAGAAAGACGAGAAGTGTGGCGGCTCTACCTGGAGGACGCCTCCGTTCCCATAAGCGCAGAGGAGAAACAGCGGGAGCAGCGCATGTACAGAGAT cTATACAGTCGCCATAACGATTATCTCATCAGCCTTGTTGGCCAGGATTTTGAAATG CCACCTCCAGGATTTCTTCGTCTCATCGTTAACGGCGAGATAG tTTCTGCACAGGGCTATGAGTATGACAACTTATACGTACACTTCATCCTGGAGTTGCCAAACA ACTGGTCCAGTGTGCCGTCTCAGAGCCTGTCAGGTGTGACTCAGACGTGCCGAAGGCGAACATTAGGCAAG GACAGTGTGGCCTTCTTCTCCTACCCCTTCAGTTTCGAGTCCTTCTTCAGGAAAGAAGACGAGTCAGAGG AGTCATTGCCTCAGTGGCCCGTGCTGTACTTCAGGGTTCTCTCCCTGGACTTCTGGCAGCGCTACAGAACCGAGGGCTATGGCTACATGGTCATACCGACGACGCCTG GGTCTCACAGAGTGACTTGCCACACTTGGAGGCCCCTGCAGACTGGCACAGTGGCTGAACTGAGACGTTTCTTTATTGGCGGTGCTCCTGAACTCGAAGACATCAGTGACGTGAGAATACCAGGAACGTTCAAG gGGGATCGCCTGAGCCGGTTTGGGTTTCGCACTCAGACGACCGGGAGTGTCACTTTCAACCTGAACTGCATCCTGCATTCTCG GGCGTTTGTGGAGGCCAACGCTCTGAAGAAGAGACGGCAGACTGTTTTGGACCAGCTGGGTGGCCACAGTCAGAAAGGCTCTGTTTATAACGTGCTAG AGGCTTTCCAGAGGGCTCGTAAGCGGATGCAGGAAGCCAGAGAGAGTCTGCCCAGAGATCTGATCAACACCACTGGTCCATTCGGGACCGAATCCTCAGCATGA
- the mks1 gene encoding Meckel syndrome type 1 protein isoform X2, producing the protein MADGWCTDNGEAVYRSRDAVKNFKIRVRIERVTSAAALAHHLQQRHQPERGILELNPLISQTRSVSDEEELVVGWQEKLFSQYEVDLYQTESVCQTPLEKQYHAEVVEMERCKRRPNQRVFTYTDFDRFTNWEEQAQSLLTPAQSRLTFLAERMANVRHRRQDRRRADANIPKARLVVWEPSREFMKSSHIVTTPMQTMHIMADLGPAGKLGLKENEYVLCTVKADSNGVLSVKPDFNNGRGPYRLETEGERREVWRLYLEDASVPISAEEKQREQRMYRDLYSRHNDYLISLVGQDFEMPPPGFLRLIVNGEIVSAQGYEYDNLYVHFILELPNNWSSVPSQSLSGVTQTCRRRTLGKDSVAFFSYPFSFESFFRKEDESEESLPQWPVLYFRVLSLDFWQRYRTEGYGYMVIPTTPGSHRVTCHTWRPLQTGTVAELRRFFIGGAPELEDISDVRIPGTFKGDRLSRFGFRTQTTGSVTFNLNCILHSRAFVEANALKKRRQTVLDQLGGHSQKGSVYNVLGESLITKYMNRLHQTH; encoded by the exons ATGGCTGATGGATGGTGTACTGACAACGGGGAAGCCGTGTACCGCTCCCGTGATGCAGTGAAAAACTTCAAAATAAG AGTCCGGATTGAACGAGTGACCTCGGCAGCAGCTCTCGCGCACCATCTGCAACAGCGACACCAGCCGGAGCGGGGCATCCTCGAACTCAATCCTTTAATCTCCCAAACGCGATCAG TCAGTGACGAAGAAGAGCTGGTGGTTGGCTGGCAAGAGAAACTGTTCAGTCAG TACGAAGTGGACCTGTACCAAACCGAGTCGGTGTGCCAGACACCGCTGGAAAAACAGTATCATGCAGAAGTTGTGGAAATGGAACGATGCAAACGAAGACCAAATCAGCGGGTTTTCACCTACACAGACTTTGACCGCTTCACCAACTGGGAAGAG CAGGCTCAGAGTCTGCTAACTCCAGCCCAGAGCAGGCTGACCTTCCTCGCAGAGCGCATGGCCAACGTCCGGCACAGACGCCAAGACAGACGCCGAGC CGACGCCAACATTCCGAAGGCCCGTTTAGTCGTATGGGAGCCATCCAGAGAGTTTATGAAGAGCAGCCACATTGTTACCACACCGATGCAGACCATGCACATCATGGCAGATTTAGGACCTGCTGGAAA GCTGGGGTTGAAGGAGAACGAATACGTCTTGTGCACCGTAAAAGCCGACAGCAACGGAGTCCTTTCTGTGAAACCTGATTTCAACAACGGTAGAGGACCCTACAG GCTGGAGACGGAGGGAGAAAGACGAGAAGTGTGGCGGCTCTACCTGGAGGACGCCTCCGTTCCCATAAGCGCAGAGGAGAAACAGCGGGAGCAGCGCATGTACAGAGAT cTATACAGTCGCCATAACGATTATCTCATCAGCCTTGTTGGCCAGGATTTTGAAATG CCACCTCCAGGATTTCTTCGTCTCATCGTTAACGGCGAGATAG tTTCTGCACAGGGCTATGAGTATGACAACTTATACGTACACTTCATCCTGGAGTTGCCAAACA ACTGGTCCAGTGTGCCGTCTCAGAGCCTGTCAGGTGTGACTCAGACGTGCCGAAGGCGAACATTAGGCAAG GACAGTGTGGCCTTCTTCTCCTACCCCTTCAGTTTCGAGTCCTTCTTCAGGAAAGAAGACGAGTCAGAGG AGTCATTGCCTCAGTGGCCCGTGCTGTACTTCAGGGTTCTCTCCCTGGACTTCTGGCAGCGCTACAGAACCGAGGGCTATGGCTACATGGTCATACCGACGACGCCTG GGTCTCACAGAGTGACTTGCCACACTTGGAGGCCCCTGCAGACTGGCACAGTGGCTGAACTGAGACGTTTCTTTATTGGCGGTGCTCCTGAACTCGAAGACATCAGTGACGTGAGAATACCAGGAACGTTCAAG gGGGATCGCCTGAGCCGGTTTGGGTTTCGCACTCAGACGACCGGGAGTGTCACTTTCAACCTGAACTGCATCCTGCATTCTCG GGCGTTTGTGGAGGCCAACGCTCTGAAGAAGAGACGGCAGACTGTTTTGGACCAGCTGGGTGGCCACAGTCAGAAAGGCTCTGTTTATAACGTGCTAGGTGAAAGCCTGATCACAAAATACATGAACAGATTGCACCAGACACATTga